The sequence below is a genomic window from Photobacterium atrarenae.
CCATTGCCGACTTCGATATATCCGTTATTGTTTTTATGCGGGCGTGGTAATACCGCCGCAATGGCGCGGCCAAGGCTTGGTTTTTCAGCAATATAAAGGCGAGTCATGGAAATAGTCGGTTGATTTGCTCTGACCTGAACTATAGAGAAAACCGGATTTCATCACAAGAAAACACTGGATATAAACACAGATATCCGTACCGACAAAGAAAAGGGGAAACAGCCTGAAACTGCTTCCCCTGATACTGTCGCCGGATGACTGATTATTTCGCTTACAGGTACTCAACGAAGTCATTCAGTTCACGATCGGCCACCTTGGCTTCCCGACACCCCGGTGTGCCGATATAGAGGAACCCGACGATCATGTCATCGCCGCTTACGCCCAGCGCTTCGCGAACCACTGGATGATACGCCCATTTACCGGTGCGCCAGAAACCAGAGAACCCCTGCGCAACCGCCGCCATCTGCATCGCCTGCGCCGCACAACCGGCAGACAGGTGCTGCTCAATCACTGGCACTTTGTCATGCTCAGTTACCTTGGCAACCACAGTGATCACCATCGGTGCCCGGAACGGGGCTTTGCTGGCTTTTTCAATGACCGCAGCTTCCGCGCCATCCGCTTTCGCCGCCTCAACCAGAATATCGGCCAGCTTTTGCAGCCCTTCCCCTTGCGAGACAATAAAACGCCAGGGAGTCAGCGCCGCATGATCCGGCGCACGCAAACCAGCGCGGAAAATGTTATCCAGCGCTTCACCCTGCGGGGCCGGCTCCATCAGCTTAGGCAATGAGCGACGGTTTAACAGTAACGAGAGAGCATCCATAACAATACCTTGTGAAAAATATCTTGATGAAAATAGTTATTGTTCTAACAGTACCATAAAACCGTGCCGAGAAAACCACAGGGGCGCCAAGATCGGCGCCCCTGTGTTTCCCAACGATTGCTTTGTTCGTTACAACTGAGCGACCAGCTCAACGCCCTGACGGATCACCCGTTTGGCATCCACTTCACCAGCAACATCGGCCCCACCAATCACATGCACCGGGATTTGCATCGCTTGTAACGGCGCAGACAGCTCTTCCACCGAATGCTGGCCGGCACAAATCACGATGTGATCAACATCCAGTACGCGCTGCTGTCCTTCCACTGTAATGTGCAGTCCCTGATCATCAATTTTGTCATAACTCACCCCGGCCAACAGCTCCACCCCGCGCTTGGCCAGCACCCGGCGGTGGATCCAACCGGTCGTTTTACCCGGCCCTTTCCCGACTTTGCCCGGGCGGCGCTGCATCAACCACACCTGGCGCTGACTCACATATTCATCATGGGGATAGAGTCCCCCGGCATGATCTATCGTTTTGTCGATCCCCCAGTCTTTGAGCCAGCTATCCAGATCCTGATGCTCCGGCTCGGTTAGCATGGTGGCAACATCAACGCCGATCCCACCAGCGCCAATCACCGCCACTTTCTGCCCCAGCGGCACTTTCTCACGGATCAGGGTTTGATAATCGATCACTTTTTCATGCTCAATCCCCGGGATATCCGGCAGCCGCGGCGCCACCCCAGTGGCGACAATCACTTCGTCATACCCTTTCAGCTCTTGTGCCGTAATGCGCTGTCCCAGTTTCACATTGACCCCGGTTTGCTCCAGGCGTCGGGTGAAATAACGAATGGTTTCCTGAAACTCTTCTTTACCCGGGATCTGCATCGCCAGATTAAACTGGCCGCCGACATGATCGTTTTTCTCAAACAGGTCGACTTCAAAACCGCGCTCCGCTGCCGCTACAGCACTGGCCATCCCGGCCGGACCAGCACCGACAATCGCCAGGCGACGGGATGTCGCGGCTGGCGTCAGCACCAACTCCGTCTCATAACAAGCTTGCGGGTTGACCAGACAGCTGGCTCGCTTATTGACAAAGACATGATCCAGACACGCCTGATTACAACCGATACAGGTGTTGATATCCGCGGCACGGTTCTGCTCAGCTTTGGCGACAAACTCCGGGTCGGCCAGGAACGGCCGTGCCATGGAAACCATATCAGCTTGATTGGACGAGAGAATTGATTCCGCCACATCCGGGGTGTTGATCCGGTTACAGGTCACCAGGGGAATATTGACTTCATGTTTCAGCTTCTCGGTGACCCAGGAAAACGCCGCACGGGGCACCTGAGTGGCAATAGTCGGGATCCGGGCTTCATGCCAGCCAATCCCGGTATTGAGGATCGTCACGCCTGCGGCTTCCAGCGCTTTCGCCAGTTGCACCACTTCTTCGTGGGTGCTGCCCTGCTCGACCAGATCCAGCATCGACAGACGGAAAATAATGATAAAGTCACGCCCGACCCGCTGGCGTACTGCCTTGGTCAGCTCAATCGGGAAACGGATTCTGTTTTCATAGCTGCCCCCCCACTCATCATAACGGTGGTTACTGCGCTGACAGATAAACTGATTAATCAGGTACCCTTCCGAGCCCATCAGTTCAACCCCGTCATAGCCGGCTTCACGCGCCAGCTCCGCACTACGGGCAAACGCGTCGATGGTCTTATGGATCTGGCGGGTACTCATCTTGCTGGGGGTAA
It includes:
- a CDS encoding NAD(P)H nitroreductase, producing MDALSLLLNRRSLPKLMEPAPQGEALDNIFRAGLRAPDHAALTPWRFIVSQGEGLQKLADILVEAAKADGAEAAVIEKASKAPFRAPMVITVVAKVTEHDKVPVIEQHLSAGCAAQAMQMAAVAQGFSGFWRTGKWAYHPVVREALGVSGDDMIVGFLYIGTPGCREAKVADRELNDFVEYL
- a CDS encoding NADPH-dependent 2,4-dienoyl-CoA reductase, coding for MDDKSYPHLLAPLDLGFTQLRNRVLMGSMHTGLEESRDGFKKLSAFYAARARGGVGLIVTGGFSPNFRGRLHPFSAEFSSGRAARAHRVITDAVHQEGGKIALQLLHAGRYAMHPLAVSASAIRAPISKFTPSKMSTRQIHKTIDAFARSAELAREAGYDGVELMGSEGYLINQFICQRSNHRYDEWGGSYENRIRFPIELTKAVRQRVGRDFIIIFRLSMLDLVEQGSTHEEVVQLAKALEAAGVTILNTGIGWHEARIPTIATQVPRAAFSWVTEKLKHEVNIPLVTCNRINTPDVAESILSSNQADMVSMARPFLADPEFVAKAEQNRAADINTCIGCNQACLDHVFVNKRASCLVNPQACYETELVLTPAATSRRLAIVGAGPAGMASAVAAAERGFEVDLFEKNDHVGGQFNLAMQIPGKEEFQETIRYFTRRLEQTGVNVKLGQRITAQELKGYDEVIVATGVAPRLPDIPGIEHEKVIDYQTLIREKVPLGQKVAVIGAGGIGVDVATMLTEPEHQDLDSWLKDWGIDKTIDHAGGLYPHDEYVSQRQVWLMQRRPGKVGKGPGKTTGWIHRRVLAKRGVELLAGVSYDKIDDQGLHITVEGQQRVLDVDHIVICAGQHSVEELSAPLQAMQIPVHVIGGADVAGEVDAKRVIRQGVELVAQL